The DNA region AAAATGTATCTTATGTGGTGATTGTGTTAGGGTTTGTGAAGAGGTTCAAGGAGTTGCTGCCATAGATATAGCAGGAAGGGGTTTTCTATCAAAGGTTACTCCTGCCTTTGGGCATAGCCTTTCTGAGGTGGAGTGTGTATATTGTGGGCAGTGTGTTGCTTATTGTCCCACAGGAGCTTTATCTATAAGAAATGATATTGATAAGCTTTATAAGGTTTTAAAGAGTAAGAAAAAAGTAGTCATAGGAATGATTGCGCCAGCGGTAAGATCTGCTATTCAGGAAGAGTTTAAGTTAGAGTCCGATCTTTTTATTGCAGGAAGGTTAAATACTTTCTTAAAAATGCTTGGATTTTCAAAAGTCTTTGAAGTACCTTTTGGGGCGGATCTTGTGGCTTATGAAGAGGCTCATGAGTTTCTTAATAGATTAGAAAAAGGAGAAAAACTTCCTCAGTTTACTTCTTGTTGTCCTGCATGGGTTAAATATGTGGAGGAATTTTATCCTTCATATATTGATAATCTATCCACGGTAAGATCGCCCCAACAGGCTATGGGAAGTGTCATAAAAGAGATTTATTCTAAGGAAATAGGAGTTTCCAAAGAGGATATTTATTTAGTATCCATAATGCCTTGTACTGCTAAAAAGTTTGAGGCTGAAAGGGAAGAACATAAAGGGGTAGTTGACTTAGTAATTACTACTAAAGAGCTTGCCCAAATGATTAAGGCAAGTGGTATTGATATATCCTCTACAAAGCCTGAGCCCTTTGACAAACCCTTTAACCTTTACTCTCAAGGAGGACTTGATTTTGGAAAGACAGGAGGAGTTCTTGGGACAGTTCTTGCAGTAATAAATCACAAAGTAAAGGTTAAAAATGTGAAAGAGGAAGAGATAGATAAGGGGATAAGGCTCTTTAATGTGGAACTCGCCGATGGAAGAAATATAAAAGCTATGGCTGTACATAGCTTGGGTAAGGCAAAAAGAGTTTTAAAGGATATAAAGGAAGGGATACTTGATGTGGATATAATAGAGGTTATGGCATGTAGTTTTGGTTGTATTGGGGGAGGTGGACAACCTTATCCTAATGACAGCAAAATAAGGCAAAAGAGAGCAAAGATACTTTCTGATATGGTAAATATAAATCCTATAGCATCGCCTCAAGAAAATCCATATCTTATGGAGCTTTATGAAAAATATTTAGAGCATCCTTTAAGTCACAAAACTCATGAAATCCTTCATACATCCTACTCTCCCAAAAGGAGAGTTCCAGAACAAGATATAGAAATTCTCCCACTTCCTATTCCAGAAGAAGAGAAGGTTAAAGTAAGAGTATGTCTTGGAACATCCTGTTATCTCAAGGGTTCTTATAAAATTCTTTCTGATCTTATTGAAATTGTAAGAAAGGAAGAATGGGCTAAAAACATAGAAGTAGTAGGTACTTTTTGTACTGAAAATTGTAGTAATGCTCCTAATGTACTCATAGATGATATACTTATAAGTGGGGCTGATACTAATAAAGTAAAGGAGATGTTGAGGGAGTATGTCAGGAGAAAACAGGAAGGAGTATCTGATGTTTCCTAAGGCAACTCTTGAAAGGCTTAAGCTTTATCATAGACTTCTCTCTGAGGAGAAAGAAGAATACATATCGTCGGAAGAGATTGGGGGAAGACTTGGCATTCCTCCAGAGCAGGTAAGAAAAGACCTATCATATCTTGAGTATAAAGGAAAACCAAAGGTGGGATATCACGTCAAAAGTCTCTTGGATGAGCTTAATAGACTCTTTGGGTTGGACAAAAAAGTCAAGGTAATAATAGTTGGGGCAGGAAACTTAGGTACTGCTCTTACCAATTATCCTGGCTTTTCTAATTACAATATTGAAATAGTGGGAATATTTGACAAAGATCCTGCAAAAATTGGCAAAAAAGTTGGCGATCTTGTGGTTTTGCCAATGGAATATTTGGAAAGGGTCATAAAAAGATTTAATGTGGAGATTGGAGCAATATGTGTGCCTAAGGAATCAGCACAAGAGGTAGCAAACCTCCTTGTGGAAAATGGGATAAAAGCCATATGGAATTTTGCTCCTGCCTTGATAAGTGTCCCTGAATATGTAATAGTAAGGAATGAGGACATTACCTTAGGGCTTCTTTCTTTAAAGCATATGCTTGAGGTAAAAAATACTCAATCTAAGCAAGGTTAAAAATTCGATCTGCAATTTCTCTCTCTTCTTCCTCCTGGTGGCTTACCATCAGGAGGGTTATTTTTCTATCTTTTAGGTGATCTTTTAAAACTTCCTTTACTCTTTTTTTTCTCTCTGGATCGAGAGATTTAAAAGGCTCGTCTAAGATAAGCAAATTGTGGGGTATAGAGAGGGCTCTTACAAAGGAAAAAATTTGTTGATATCCCCCACTAATTTCTGAGGGGTAGAGGTGAAAAAAATCTCTTAGGGAAAAATATTCTATTAAATTTTTTAATATTTCTTTGTCTCTGACAAAAAGTTCTAAATTTTCCATCATGGAGAGCCATGGAAAGAAGACTACATTTTGAAATTGAAAAGATATCTGAGGCTTTACCAAAAAGTCAATACTTCCTTCATCGGGAAGAATAATTCCTGCAATAATTTTAAGTAGTGTGGTTTTTCCTACACCATTTGGTCCCTTTATTATTACTCTTTCTCCTTTGTAAACCTCCATAAAGACACCATCAAGGACCTTCTTTTCATCAAAGCTCTTTTTTATATTATTAACCCTCAGAAAAACCATAGTTTTTGTCTCCTTTTAAAATCCCAGATTTTATAAATATTAGTTCAAGAATTTTGCTTAAGATAAATAAAATCACTGCGTAAGCATAAACCTCTTCAATATTTAGAAAGGCCTTTGCATAGCTTAAAAGAAACCCAATTCCACTTTCTCCTGATAAAAACTCTGCCATTGCGGTTATTTTTAAAGAGGAAATTGTTGAATTTGCAAGGTTAGGAAGTATAAAAGGCTTAAGGTATGGGATTAAAAATTTTATTAAGTAATTTTTTCTACTTATGGGATATATTTTAAAAAGTTCAAGGTATTCCTTAGGAATATTATTTATAGCATTATAAGTAACAAGATAAAAATTGGGGAAGAGAACTATAAATACAGTAAATATTATAGTTTTATTCCCAAAACCAAACCAGAAAAGGGCTATGGTGATCCATACAATCAATGGATTGCTCTGAAAAATATCAATGATATTTCTTATAGTACTATAAAAAAACTTATTCTTAATATATCCAAGAAGAAAACCTGAAAAGAGAGCAATAAAAAGCCCTAATGTTGATCTTATGAAGGTTATAAAAAGATGGCTATAGAAATCTTTATGTTTAAAAAGATCTAAAACCTTATAAAGTACCTTATGGGGAGGGGGAAGAATAAGGTTAGAGTTTATGATAGTCCCCATAAGGTACCATATAATAATAAAGGATATCCAAAAAATTAATTTAAAGAGTAAAGAATTTCTCATCAGGAATATTTCCTATGGTCTGGGGATTTTTTTCGTATATAAATTCTAAGTACTTTATTAACTCATTTTTTATTGAAATTCCTTGATATAAAAAAGAAAGTCTTTTAAGAGAAAGCTCTATGATTTTCTTATCCAATTTTAAGATCTCCGATGCCTTTTCTATATAGTCCTTAGGGTCCTGAGAGAATTTCTTAAAATTTTCTCTAAATATGGAATCAATTTTTTGAGCTTCTTTTTTATCTATATTTCCCCTTACTGCTATAGAGGTTATAGGAAGAAATCTTCCCTTGGAGATTTCTCTATAAACCCTTTGAATATCAAGAATAATTCTTCCTCCATTATTTACACCCATGGATACATAAGGCTCTGGAAGTAGGGCATTGTTTACTTTTCCTGCTATAAATAAAGATGTGATCTCTTGAGGAGTAGAATAATAGAGATTAATTTTATCTTTTAGATTTCTTTCTTGTAAATAGATGTTAAAAATTATATCTTGAGTAGATCCCTTTTGGGCAATGTAAAGGTTATCTCCGATAATCTCATTAAATCTTTTAGCTTTGTTGCTTATCAAATAAAAGGAGGCAAAATTAAAGGTAGAAAGATATTTTATATTAACTCCCTTATTATATAAATTAACTAAGGTAGTAAAGGGTGCGATTATTACATCATATTTATTATCCCTTGCTTTTACCACGAGTTCGTCTAAAGTTCTCCATATGGTAAAGTTAAAATCAGGATTTTCCGAAATCATAGTAGAAAAGGGAATAATAGTTGGTCCTAAAGGTATTAATACTTCAATCTTTTTATTTTGAGAAAAGATTGGATTCATAATGATGAGTAGAGCAAGCATTATTAATATGAATACTTTCTTTTTCATCTTTTCACCTCCTATAAATCGTTAATTATTTCACGATAAATTATAGCAAATAAATTTTTAAAACATGTTAAACTTTAACCTTTATTTTTCTTTTGATATAATTACTTTTGTTTATGGATGGAAATAATATTGTTCAAAGGATAAAAAGAATATTTATAAAGCAAAGTGTTACTGAGGCAGCAATTCTCATTACCCTTCTTGCTGCAATAAGTAGGGTTATGGGATTTTTAAGAGAAATGATGATTGCTGCCTTTTTTGGTGCGAAAAAGCTCACCGATAGTTTTGTAGTAGCACAGGCAGTACCAGGAGTTCTTGCAGGACTTGTTTCAGGGGCTTTGTCCTCAGTATTCATCCCTCTTTATGCAGAGTGGAAAGAGAAAAGAGGTAAAGAAGAAGCAGAAAGATTTGCCTCTATATTAGTTTCAGATCTATTTGTAATCCTTCTTGGGGTTACCATTTTTTCCTACGTCATTTCTCCTTTAATAGTTGAAATTCTTGCTCCAGGATTTTCTCAAGAGACAAGAAGATTAACCCTTGATTTTACCTATATAATGCTTCCTGGAATTATTTTCTGGGGTACTTATGGTCTTATTACGGGCTTATATAACTCTAAAAAGAGTTTTGTGATTCCAAATTTGGCTGGTGTTCTCGGAAATGTAATTTTCATAGTTTCAATCTTCTTTCTTCATAATGTCTTTGGGGCTTATATTCTTCCTTGGGGATATCTTGCTAATGTAGTTGTTCAATATATTTTGTTACTTCCTTTTCTGAGGAGGATAGGAGTAAGAATAAATTGGGAACTTAATTTTAAATATGATGGACTAAAAAGGGCTCTAATCCTTATAGGACCTATTTTTCTTGGACAGAGTGTGGGAATCTTAAATATGGCTGTGGATAGAATTTTTGGATCTTTCCTTCCCGAAGGAAGTATATCTGCATTAAATTATGCAAGCAGGCTTTATCAACTTCCTATAAATCTTTTTGTAAATGCCCTTGCCACTGCCATATATACCGATCTTGCCTTTCAGGCTCAAAGTGATGATTTGGATCAGTTCAAAAACTCTCTTAATAAAAGTTTAAGAGCAGGGCTCTTCTTTTTAATTCCAGCTTCCTTGGGACTTATACTTCTTGCCAAACCCATTGTTCAACTTGCTTTTGAAAGAGGAGCCTTTGATGCTCTTGCCACAAAAAGAACCTCAGAAGCCCTTATATTTTACTCCTTGGGTTTGACTTTTATGAGTATTAATATCATCATTGTAAGAGGATTTTATGCCTTACATGATACAAGAACTCCTACGATGAATTCTATAATTGCTCTTTTATCAAATATTGTTTTAAATGCCATATTTATAAAACCTCTTGCTCATATGGGGCTTGCCCTTGCCACATCCCTTGCATCTTTAATTTCCACTATCCTTTTAGTAAGGTCTTTAGAAAATAAAGTCCCAGGTATATTTTCAAAAAATCTCCTCTCTAATACTCTTAAATTTACCTTAGGAGGTGTATTTATAAGCCTTCTTGCTCTTTTATCTTTTAATTTTATTTACAGCCATATTTCCCGTGGACAATTAGGACTTGCTGTTTCTTTACTTATATCTGTAATTATAGCTTTAGTGGTTTATCTCCTCCTTGGACTTAGGTGGGGCGTTGAGGAAGCAAAAAGGATATTTGGTATTATAAGAAAAAATATAGAATTAATTGCTCATTTGATTAGATAATTTTATAAGGATTTTTTCAAAAGGGGAGAGAGGGTGTGAGTAAGAGGTATATGGCTGTTTTTATATCCTTTGCATTATGTATTATGTTTACCGTTATTTCTAATGTGAGTTTTAAACTTTCAGTGCAAAATAAAGATCTTAAGAACTTTATCTTTTGGCAGGTAATAGGCAACTTAACTGGGTTTTTCTCGGTTATTGCTTATACCTATCTCCTTACATTGGTACCTTTTTATATAGGCTATGCTTTAACTACTGCTTTTGGGCAAATTTTTGTTCAAGTTTTTGGAGCAAAGTGGTTTTTCAAAGAGGAGATATTGCCTTCTCAATGGATTGGAATAATCCTCATAATGATTGGAACTCTTTTCCTTGTTAAGACTAAATGATGGGAAAATTATTTCGTTTCATAATAATAAATTTTGATCATTTCTTGAGCAAAATTCAAGGAGTGAAGATTTTTACTGATAATCCTGAATGTATTTTAAGGTATAAATTGGTAAGAAAAAAGAGCAAAACTTTTGTTGAGCTTCATCTTTGGAATGAACATCTACCTCAAATACCTTCGGAAGGTATAGATCTTTTTTGGGGAAAAAGATTTCAGAGATTATTTTTTAATTCTTTAAAGGAGCTTTTAGATTTTGTAGAGAGATCTTCTTTTAGTGATGTGGAATGGTTTATGGGAGAAATTGCCTTTTTCTTTAAAAATCAAGATAAGGTAGTAAGGTTCTTGAAAAAATTGGGATTTATGGTCTATCCAATAGAAGGTAGGAATATTTTTCAAAGATTTTTTATCTTTCTCAAAAATGGATATAGCTTTTGTTTAATTTATGCCTATAATCCTAATAGTTTGCGAGGAAAAGATTTTTTCTCAAGAAAAAGATATCAATTATGGATTGAAAAAGATAAAATAAGGAGTGTATATGAAGAGGCTAAAAAAGTATATAAAACATAATTTGCACTTTTTTATATCTGCCATATTTTGTGCTGTTTTTGCCCTTTCCCTTGATATGTTTAATCCTAAAATTGTGGAGATGATTATAGATAGAGTAATTTTGAAAAATAACATGGATCTTCTTCCACGTCTTCTTTTATTTATGGCCTTAATTACCTTTTCTCGGGTTGTTCTGGGCTATTTTAAGGAATATTTTATGGATCTTGGGGGATCAAGGCTTGCCTACGAATTAAGGGTGGATCTTTTTGAACATTTGCAAAAACTTCCTTTCTCTTTCTTTGATAGGATAAATACAGGAGAGCTTATGTCAAGGATAAAGGAAGATATTGATAATATATGGTTTACTTTTGGTTTTGGCTTAGTCTTTTTTATAGAACAACTCTTTTATTTTCTAATTGCAAGTGTTATTTTGTTTTCCATAAACTGGAGATTAACTCTCATAGTTCTTACCCTTGTGCCCTTTATAGGATATATAGCCTATAAACTTGAGAGGGAGAATGATGAAATTTATGGAGAGATATCCGATCAGGGAGTAAGATTAAATACTACTGCTCAAGAGGATATAGCTGGAATAAGGGTGGTTAAGTCTTTTGGTAGGGAAAAGTATGAGATAGGGAAATTTTTTGAAGAGAATAGAAAAATTTTTGAGTTGAACGTGAAACAGGCAAAGATATTTGCCAAGTATTTTCCATGGATGGATTTTATTACTAATATATCTATTGCCCTTACTATAACTCTTGGAGGTTTATGGGTTATAGGAGAAAAAATGTCCATTGGTACTTTAGTAGCTTATTCAGGATATGTTTCTATGATTGTTTGGCCTGTAAGGCTTGGAGGATGGATTGTTAACATGCTTGCTCAGTGTGTTGCTTCTTTGAAAAAGATTGAAAGGCTATTTAGGGAAAAACCAGAAAAAGAGGTCATAAAGGAAAGGGTAGAAATCAAAGAAATAAG from Dictyoglomus turgidum DSM 6724 includes:
- a CDS encoding ABC transporter ATP-binding protein — protein: MKRLKKYIKHNLHFFISAIFCAVFALSLDMFNPKIVEMIIDRVILKNNMDLLPRLLLFMALITFSRVVLGYFKEYFMDLGGSRLAYELRVDLFEHLQKLPFSFFDRINTGELMSRIKEDIDNIWFTFGFGLVFFIEQLFYFLIASVILFSINWRLTLIVLTLVPFIGYIAYKLERENDEIYGEISDQGVRLNTTAQEDIAGIRVVKSFGREKYEIGKFFEENRKIFELNVKQAKIFAKYFPWMDFITNISIALTITLGGLWVIGEKMSIGTLVAYSGYVSMIVWPVRLGGWIVNMLAQCVASLKKIERLFREKPEKEVIKERVEIKEIRGEIIFKNVSFKYKDEYVLKNISFHVKPGETLAIMGLTGSGKTTIVNLIGRFYEPWEGEILIDGVDIRKIDLKTLRENIAYVPQDVFLFSDTVRENIKLGKEVEENVIKKALRDARALQFVKNLPEGLETIVGERGLGLSGGQKQRLTITRALVRALIGSAKILILDDVTSALDMETELYIQKALEKYHLTKIIIAHRVSSVKNADEIILLDNGEVVERGTHEYLLSLKGRYYEIYQEQYGKYVFMEETV
- a CDS encoding ABC transporter permease, translating into MRNSLLFKLIFWISFIIIWYLMGTIINSNLILPPPHKVLYKVLDLFKHKDFYSHLFITFIRSTLGLFIALFSGFLLGYIKNKFFYSTIRNIIDIFQSNPLIVWITIALFWFGFGNKTIIFTVFIVLFPNFYLVTYNAINNIPKEYLELFKIYPISRKNYLIKFLIPYLKPFILPNLANSTISSLKITAMAEFLSGESGIGFLLSYAKAFLNIEEVYAYAVILFILSKILELIFIKSGILKGDKNYGFSEG
- a CDS encoding ATP-binding cassette domain-containing protein, with the translated sequence MVFLRVNNIKKSFDEKKVLDGVFMEVYKGERVIIKGPNGVGKTTLLKIIAGIILPDEGSIDFLVKPQISFQFQNVVFFPWLSMMENLELFVRDKEILKNLIEYFSLRDFFHLYPSEISGGYQQIFSFVRALSIPHNLLILDEPFKSLDPERKKRVKEVLKDHLKDRKITLLMVSHQEEEEREIADRIFNLA
- a CDS encoding SMR family transporter, with amino-acid sequence MSKRYMAVFISFALCIMFTVISNVSFKLSVQNKDLKNFIFWQVIGNLTGFFSVIAYTYLLTLVPFYIGYALTTAFGQIFVQVFGAKWFFKEEILPSQWIGIILIMIGTLFLVKTK
- a CDS encoding redox-sensing transcriptional repressor Rex; this encodes MSGENRKEYLMFPKATLERLKLYHRLLSEEKEEYISSEEIGGRLGIPPEQVRKDLSYLEYKGKPKVGYHVKSLLDELNRLFGLDKKVKVIIVGAGNLGTALTNYPGFSNYNIEIVGIFDKDPAKIGKKVGDLVVLPMEYLERVIKRFNVEIGAICVPKESAQEVANLLVENGIKAIWNFAPALISVPEYVIVRNEDITLGLLSLKHMLEVKNTQSKQG
- the murJ gene encoding murein biosynthesis integral membrane protein MurJ, whose translation is MDGNNIVQRIKRIFIKQSVTEAAILITLLAAISRVMGFLREMMIAAFFGAKKLTDSFVVAQAVPGVLAGLVSGALSSVFIPLYAEWKEKRGKEEAERFASILVSDLFVILLGVTIFSYVISPLIVEILAPGFSQETRRLTLDFTYIMLPGIIFWGTYGLITGLYNSKKSFVIPNLAGVLGNVIFIVSIFFLHNVFGAYILPWGYLANVVVQYILLLPFLRRIGVRINWELNFKYDGLKRALILIGPIFLGQSVGILNMAVDRIFGSFLPEGSISALNYASRLYQLPINLFVNALATAIYTDLAFQAQSDDLDQFKNSLNKSLRAGLFFLIPASLGLILLAKPIVQLAFERGAFDALATKRTSEALIFYSLGLTFMSINIIIVRGFYALHDTRTPTMNSIIALLSNIVLNAIFIKPLAHMGLALATSLASLISTILLVRSLENKVPGIFSKNLLSNTLKFTLGGVFISLLALLSFNFIYSHISRGQLGLAVSLLISVIIALVVYLLLGLRWGVEEAKRIFGIIRKNIELIAHLIR
- a CDS encoding [FeFe] hydrogenase, group A, yielding MKIFVDGKEVIIKDDERNLLEALKNVGIEIPNLCYLSETSVYGACRLCLVEVDGKSIVTSCNLKPYEGMVVRTNTPEIYEIRKGILELLLASHNRDCTTCERNGSCKLQEYAEAFGIRKIRFDNILKDGGMDNKSPIVRDNTKCILCGDCVRVCEEVQGVAAIDIAGRGFLSKVTPAFGHSLSEVECVYCGQCVAYCPTGALSIRNDIDKLYKVLKSKKKVVIGMIAPAVRSAIQEEFKLESDLFIAGRLNTFLKMLGFSKVFEVPFGADLVAYEEAHEFLNRLEKGEKLPQFTSCCPAWVKYVEEFYPSYIDNLSTVRSPQQAMGSVIKEIYSKEIGVSKEDIYLVSIMPCTAKKFEAEREEHKGVVDLVITTKELAQMIKASGIDISSTKPEPFDKPFNLYSQGGLDFGKTGGVLGTVLAVINHKVKVKNVKEEEIDKGIRLFNVELADGRNIKAMAVHSLGKAKRVLKDIKEGILDVDIIEVMACSFGCIGGGGQPYPNDSKIRQKRAKILSDMVNINPIASPQENPYLMELYEKYLEHPLSHKTHEILHTSYSPKRRVPEQDIEILPLPIPEEEKVKVRVCLGTSCYLKGSYKILSDLIEIVRKEEWAKNIEVVGTFCTENCSNAPNVLIDDILISGADTNKVKEMLREYVRRKQEGVSDVS
- a CDS encoding ABC transporter substrate-binding protein — encoded protein: MKKKVFILIMLALLIIMNPIFSQNKKIEVLIPLGPTIIPFSTMISENPDFNFTIWRTLDELVVKARDNKYDVIIAPFTTLVNLYNKGVNIKYLSTFNFASFYLISNKAKRFNEIIGDNLYIAQKGSTQDIIFNIYLQERNLKDKINLYYSTPQEITSLFIAGKVNNALLPEPYVSMGVNNGGRIILDIQRVYREISKGRFLPITSIAVRGNIDKKEAQKIDSIFRENFKKFSQDPKDYIEKASEILKLDKKIIELSLKRLSFLYQGISIKNELIKYLEFIYEKNPQTIGNIPDEKFFTL